A window of Vidua chalybeata isolate OUT-0048 chromosome 27, bVidCha1 merged haplotype, whole genome shotgun sequence contains these coding sequences:
- the CDC34 gene encoding ubiquitin-conjugating enzyme E2 R1: MARPPVPSSQKALLLELKGLQEEPVEGFRVGLVDEGDLYTWDVAIFGPPDTHYEGGYFKARLRFPIDYPYSPPAFRFLTKMWHPNIYETGDVCISILHPPVDDPQSGELPSERWNPTQNVRTILLSVISLLNEPNTFSPANVDASVMYRKWKESKGKDREYTDIIRKQVLGTKVDAERDGVKVPTTLAEYCVKTKTPAPDEGSDLFYDDYYEDDEMEEEAESCYGDEDDSGNEES, translated from the exons ATGGCGCGGCCCCCCGTGCCCAGCTCGCAGAAggcgctgctgctggagctgaagggACTGCAGGAGGAGCCCGTGGAGGGGTTCCGGGTCGGGCTGGTGGACGAAGGGGACCTGTACACCTGGGACGTGGCCATCTTCGGCCCCCCGGACACCCACTACGAGGGCGGGTACTTCAAG GCTCGTCTTCGCTTTCCCATCGACTACCCCTACTCTCCTCCTGCCTTCAGGTTCCTAACCAAAATGTGGCACCCCAATATCTACGAG ACAGGTGATGTCTGCATCTCCATCCTGCACCCGCCTGTGGATGACCCGCAGAGCGGGGAGCTGCCGTCGGAGCGCTGGAACCCCACCCAGAACGTGCG AACCATTCTGCTGAGTGTGATCTCACTGCTGAATGAGCCCAACACGTTTTCCCCAGCCAACGTGGACGCCTCCGTGATGTACCGCAAGTGGAAGGAGAGCAAAGGGAAGGACCGGGAGTACACAGACATCATCAG GAAGCAAGTGCTGGGCACCAAGGTGGATGCTGAGCGGGACGGAGTGAAGGTCCCCACCACGCTGGCTGAGTACTGTGTGAAGACCAAGACTCCAGCCCCAGATGAGGGCTCAGACCTCTTTTATGATGACTATTATGAGGATGATGAGAtggaggaagaagcagagagCTGTTACGGTGATGAGGATGACTCCGGCAATGAGGAATCTTGA
- the BSG gene encoding basigin translates to MAAGAAGARAVLALLVLCSMAAGAAGTTGFIKSPLSQKRLTQDSVELYCEAIGNPIPEIQWWFEGNDPNETYAQLWDGARQDRVKINATYNLHSTSTISIANLTGDDSGMYECRASNDPDRNHLSKSPKVKWIRSQANVFVIERPEIATGLAEASGKLTLSCNISGPHPTVTGHKWIHKEKVLQEDSSPAAFTSYTIEGKMEEHSGVYECVFEANPQIKGQVNISVPPQVTAYKKSEHGNEGDTGVLTCKNPSFPAVTTWSWHKSGQGRLDNASGRYIIKSSGNKTELRILKLDIEQDTGDYFCNGTNSLGTGDATVNLRVRSRLAALWPFLGIVAEVLVLVTIIFIYEKRRKPDEVPDDDDGGSAPLKSNATNHKDKNVRQRNAN, encoded by the exons atggcggcgggcgcggcgggagcgcgcGCGGTCCTGGCGCTGCTCGTCTTGTGCTCGATGGCCGCCGGCGCCGCGGGGACAA CTGGCTTTATAAAGTCACCGCTGTCTCAAAAGAGACTGACTCAGGACAGCGTGGAGTTGTACTGCGAGGCGATTGGCAATCCCATCCCTGAGATCCAGTGGTGGTTTGAGGGCAACGACCCCAATGAGACCTATGCTCAGCTCTGGGATGGCGCACGGCAGGACCGTGTCAAAATCAACGCCACCTACAACCTGCACTCTACCAGCACCATCTCCATCGCCAACCTCACGGGCGACGACTCGGGCATGTATGAGTGCCGGGCTAGCAACGACCCCGACCGCAACCACTTGTCGAAGAGCCCCAAAGTCAAGTGGATCCGTTCCCAGGCGAACGTTTTTGTCATCGAAC GTCCAGAAATTGCAACTGGTCTCGCTGAGGCTTCTGGCAAGCTGACTCTGAGCTGTAACATATCTGGACCACACCCCACCGTCACGGGCCACAAGTGGATTCACAAAGAGAAGGTCCTGCAGGAGGACAGCAGCCCGGCTGCTTTTACCAGCTACAC AATCGAGGGGAAGATGGAGGAGCACTCCGGCGTCTACGAGTGCGTCTTCGAAGCAAACCCACAGATAAAAGGACAAGTGAATATTTCTG TTCCCCCCCAGGTGACAGCATACAAGAAGTCTGAGCATGGGAATGAGGGGGACACGGGTGTGCTGACCTGCAAGAAtccctctttccctgctgtCACCACTTGGTCCTGGCACAAAAGTGGTCAGGGG cgCCTGGACAACGCCTCTGGGCGATACATCATCAAATCCAGCGGCAACAAGACGGAGCTGCGCATCCTGAAGCTGGATATCGAGCAGGACACGGGTGACTATTTCTGCAACGGCACCAACTCCTTGGGCACCGGCGACGCCACGGTGAACCTGCGCGTCCGCAGCCGCCTGGCAGCGCTCTGGCCCTTCCTGGGCATCGTGGCAGAGGTCCTCGTTCTTGTCACCATCATCTTCATCTAtgagaagaggaggaagccAGATGAAGTTCCTGACG ATGATGATGGAGGCTCTGCACCACT gAAGAGCAATGCCACAAACCACAAGGACAAGAACGTCCGCCAGAGAAACGCCAACTAA
- the HCN2 gene encoding potassium/sodium hyperpolarization-activated cyclic nucleotide-gated channel 2: protein MRAGRGAAGGEAAAEEEAADGAKRGGAAATGRARSRGGKGSPNGECRRGEPPRSPGPEPPREPKVSFSCGGGGASPGGAKAAEEGASEDAAEEVRGSQASFMQRQFGAMLQPGVNKFSLRMFGSQKAVEREQERVKSAGAWIIHPYSDFRFYWDFTMLLFMVGNLIIIPVGITFFKEETTAPWIVFNVVSDTFFLMDLVLNFRTGIVIEDNTEIILDPEKIKKKYLKTWFVVDFVSSIPVDYVFLIVEKGIDSEVYKTARALRIVRFTKILSLLRLLRLSRLIRYIHQWEEIFHMTYDLASAVMRIINLIGMMLLLCHWDGCLQFLVPMLQDFPQNCWVSINGMVNDSWSELYSFALFKSMSHMLCIGYGKQAPESMTDIWLTMLSMIVGATCYAMFIGHATALIQSLDSSRRQYQEKYKQVEQYMSFHKLPADFRQKIHDYYEHRYQGKMFDEDSILGELNEPLREEIVNFNCRKLVASMPLFANADPNFVTAMLTKLKFEVFQPGDYIIREGTIGKKMYFIQHGVVSILTKGNKEMKLSDGSYFGEICLLTRGRRTASVRADTYCRLYSLSVDNFNEVLEEYPMMRRAFETVAIDRLDRIGKKNSILLHKVQHDLNSGVFNNQENEIIQEIVKYDREMVQQAELQQHTAMYSPVQPQVTSAIATLQQAVAMSFCPQMASPLVGSMALGSPRMMRRLQYAQAVPSPFAVSPVLLQQSPPPQPQPPVPHANPSPSQDPAQPTALPASTSAFAAAAASPPSQSPLASRTFAYGGAPGPLGSQLSLSQQPAPGSPQRLAAHKSTQALHTSSLSQDSRPLSASQPSLPHGLAAGSTQSPPASARESSTSIGGGPAAASPGPGPPAGLRAQAPSRGAPAHPAPTGSGLTPPPALPQDSAAARKDSASSTPDTDPAKSRLSSNL from the exons ATGCGGGCGGgccgcggcgcggcgggcggggaggcAGCGGCCGAGGAGGAGGCGGCCGATGGGGCCAagcgcggcggggcggcggcgacggggcgggcgcggagccgcgGCGGGAAGGGGTCCCCGAACGGCGAGTGCCGTCGCGGGGAACCGccgcgcagccccggcccggaGCCGCCCCGAGAGCCCAAGGTCTCCTTCtcctgcggcggcggcggcgcatCCCCCGGCGGGGCCAAGGCGGCCGAGGAGGGGGCGAGCGAGGATGCGGCCGAGGAGGTCCGCGGGAGCCAGGCCAGCTTCATGCAGCGGCAGTTCGGGGCGATGCTCCAGCCCGGCGTCAACAAGTTCTCGCTGCGGATGTTCGGCTCGCAGAAGGCGGTGGAGCGGGAGCAGGAGCGCGTCAAGTCGGCGGGGGCCTGGATCATCCACCCCTACAGCGACTTCAG ATTTTACTGGGACTTCACGATGCTGCTCTTCATGGTTGGCAACCTGATCATCATTCCCGTGGGCATCACCTTCTTCAAGGAGGAGACCACGGCCCCCTGGATCGTGTTCAATGTGGTCTCTGACACCTTCTTCCTGATGGACCTGGTGCTGAACTTCCGGACAGGGATTGTCATTGAGGACAACACAGAAATCATCCTGGACCCTGAGAAGATCAAGAAGAAGTACCTCAAGACCTGGTTTGTGGTGGACTTTGTCTCCTCCATCCCTGTGGACTACGTTTTCCTCATTGTGGAGAAGGGCATAGACTCGGAGGTCTATAAGACGGCCCGCGCCCTCCGCATCGTGCGATTCACCAAGATCCTCAGCCTGCTGCGGCTGCTCCGCCTCTCCCGGCTCATCCGCTACATCCACCAGTGGGAGGAG ATCTTCCACATGACCTACGACCTGGCCAGTGCGGTGATGAGGATCATCAACCTCATCGGgatgatgctgctgctctgccactgGGATGGCTGCCTCCAATTCCTGGTGCCCATGCTGCAGGATTTCCCCCAGAACTGCTGGGTCTCCATCAACGGGATGGTG AACGACTCCTGGAGTGAGCTGTACTCCTTCGCCCTCTTCAAGTCCATGAGCCACATGCTCTGCATCGGCTACGGGAAGCAGGCGCCCGAGAGCATGACGGACATCTGGCTGACCATGCTGAGCATGATCGTGGGGGCCACCTGCTACGCCATGTTCATCGGCCACGCCACCGCCCTCATCCAGTCGCTGGACTCCTCCCGGCGCCAGTACCAGGAGAAG TACAAGCAGGTGGAGCAGTACATGTCCTTCCACAAGCTGCCCGCTGACTTCCGCCAGAAGATCCACGACTACTACGAGCATCGCTACCAGGGCAAGATGTTTGATGAGGACAGCATCCTGGGGGAGCTCAACGAGCCCCTGCGTGAG GAAATTGTGAACTTCAACTGCCGCAAGCTGGTGGCCTCGATGCCGCTGTTTGCCAACGCCGACCCCAACTTCGTCACGGCCATGCTCACCAAGCTGAAGTTTGAGGTGTTCCAGCCGGGCGACTACATCATCCGAGAGGGCACCATCGGCAAGAAGATGTACTTCATCCAGCACGGGGTGGTCAGCATCCTCACCAAGGGCAACAAGGAGATGAAACTCTCCGACGGCTCCTACTTTGGGG AGATCTGCTTGCTGACCCGCGGCCGGCGCACGGCCAGTGTCCGTGCAGATACCTACTGCCGCCTCTACTCACTCTCAGTGGACAACTTCAATGAGGTGCTGGAGGAGTACCCCATGATGAGACGGGCCTTTGAGACCGTGGCCATCGACCGTCTCGACCGCATCG GGAAGAAGAACTCGATCCTGCTCCACAAAGTGCAGCACGACCTCAACTCAGGTGTCTTCAACAACCAGGAGAACGAGATCATCCAGGAGATCGTCAAGTACGACCGGGAGATGGTGCAGCAGgcggagctgcagcagcacacggCCATGTACAGCCCCGTCCAGCCCCAGGTCACCTCTGCCATCGCCACCCTCCAGCAAGCTGTCGCCATGAGCTTCTGCCCGCAGATGGCCAGCCCGCTGGTGGGCTCCATGGCGCTGGGCTCGCCCCGCATGATGCGCCGCTTGCAGTACGCCCAGGCCGTGCCCAGCCCCTTCGCCGTGTCCCCcgtcctgctgcagcagagccccccGCCGCAGCCGCAGCCCCCCGTGCCCCACGCCAACCCCTCGCCCTCGCAGGACCCGGCGCAGCCCACGGCCCTGCCCGCCTCCACCAGCGCCTTCGCCGCGGCCGCGGCCAGCCCGCCATCCCAAAGCCCGCTGGCCAGCCGGACGTTCGCCTACGGAGGCGCCCCCGGGCCGCTGGGCTCCCAGCTGTCcctcagccagcagccagcGCCCGGCTCGCCCCAGCGCCTGGCCGCCCACAAGAGCACACAGGCGCTGCACaccagcagcctcagccaggATTCGCGGCCCCTCTCGGCCTCGCAGCCCTCGCTGCCCCATGGGCTGGCGGCCggcagcacccagagcccccCGGCCTCCGCCCGCGAGTCCAGCACCTCCATCGGAGGgggcccggccgccgcctcGCCGGGCCCGGGCCCTCCGGCCGGGCTGCGGGCCCAGGCACCCTCGCGGGGGGCCCCGGCCCACCCGGCGCCCACGGGCTCGGGGCTGACACCGCCGCCCGCCCTGCCGCAGGACTCGGCGGCGGCCCGCAAGGATTCGGCGTCCAGCACGCCCGACACGGACCCGGCCAAGTCCAGGCTGTCTTCCAACTTGTGA